Proteins encoded by one window of Aphis gossypii isolate Hap1 chromosome X, ASM2018417v2, whole genome shotgun sequence:
- the LOC126552662 gene encoding uncharacterized protein LOC126552662, translating to MSQYIPYGGFNWVEPNLNGLDDLNDSSPRGRVYEVDVVYPESLHNQHNDLPFLPQSSVPSGSKVQKLMVTFEKKTNYVIHFRNLQQAIKNGLIVEKVHRVIQFNQSDWLAEYINLNTEMRKKAQNDFEKDFFKLMNNAIFVQEKGDEDGVGII from the exons ATGTCACAGTACATCCCGTACGGTGGGTTCAACTGGGTCGAACCCAACTTGAATGGATTAGATGATTTAAACGATAGCTCACCCAGAGGACGGGTGTATGAGGTAGACGTGGTGTATCCTGAAAGTTTGCACAATCAACACAATGACTTACCTTTCTTACCGCAAAGCAGTGTGCCAAGTGGTTCGAAGGTGCAAAAATTGATGGTGACATTTGAGAAGAAgacaaattatgttatacacttTAGGAACTTACAGCAGGCTATTAAAAACGGTCTTATagttgaaaaa gtacatagagTTATTCAGTTCAATCAGTCGGATTGGTTGGCTGAGTACATTAATTTGAACACTGAAATGAGGAAAAAGGCTCAGAATGATTTTGAGAAAgacttttttaaacttatgaaCAATgctatttttg TCCAAGAGAAAGGAGATGAAGATGGAGTCGGTATCATATGA
- the LOC126552663 gene encoding uncharacterized protein LOC126552663, whose amino-acid sequence MDDMYLDVTGGYTDDCRITQIEYHSFLPYSTSALSNNDEVRIALHNTESYTLPCESYIYIEGTIIKPADITDDIRFINNGLAFLFSEMKYEINGIQIQKLANPDYKRILINCNQQLILNRASLDINAVKQYKNNEVVADAPKLKDVKINITKILWRMPIVKVSDKEKIRLLKVVNNQKPLTCAFRSWELCEYPFLPQNTSHSWKVKTSNKLEKPRYVIIGFQTGRKNSSNKTMSHFDHCKIKNLKVYLNSEVFPYEDFQSDFTRNKLATLYRAYVEFQKSYYGHDEVTPLLNRSDFKNLCPIIVVDMSKQNDNVKMSTVELRIELEADEAFPASTSAYCLILHDQIITYNPFNGEVRTL is encoded by the exons ATGGACGACATGTATTTAGATGTTACGGGCGGATACACCGACGATTGCAGAATAACtcaaattgaatatcattcTTTTTTACCTTATTCTACGTCAGCTCTCTCCAATAACGATGAAGTGCGTATCGCACTACATAACACAGAATCTTATACTTTACCATGTGAGAGTTATATTTACATCGAAGGAACAATAATCAAACCTGCAGATATTACTGATGACATCCGATTTATAAACAACGGGCTGGCGTTTCTTTTCTCCGAAATGAAATATGAGATAAACGgcattcaaattcaaaaactcGCTAATCCAG ATTacaaacgtattttaataaattgtaaccaACAACTTATATTAAACAGAGCATCATTGGATATAAATGCCGTTAAGCAGTATAAGAATAATGAAGTTGTCGCAGACGCTCCTAAACTAAAAGAcgtgaaaataaacataacaaaaatattgtggaGAATGCCCATAGTCAAGGTCAGtgacaaagaaaaaataagattgTTGAAAGTAGTAAACAATCAGAAACCGTTGACATGCGCGTTTAGATCGTGGGAGTTGTGTGAATATCCTTTTTTACCTCAAAACACTTCGCATTCCTGGAAAGTGAAGACATCTaacaaattagaaaaacctAGATATGTCATAATCGGATTTCAAACTGGTAGGAAAAATAGCTCGAATAAAACAATGTCACATTTTGACcactgtaaaattaaaaacttgaagGTCTATTTAAACTCAGAAGTGTTTCCCTATGAAGATTTCCAAAGCGACTTTACCAGGAATAAGTTGGCTACATTATACCGCGCCTATGTAGAGTTTCAAAAATCTTACTACGGCCATGACGAAGTGACACCTCTACTGAACCGATCAGATTTCAAAAATCTGTGTCCGATTATAGTTGTTGATATGAGCAAGCAGAAcgataatgtaaaaatgtcaaCTGTCGAACTAAGGATTGAACTAGAAGCAGACGAAGCGTTTCCAGCTTCCACTTCagcatattgtttaatattacacgaccaaattataacttacaatCCGTTTAACGGAGAAGTAAGAaccttgtaa